Proteins encoded by one window of Desulfovibrio ferrophilus:
- a CDS encoding ComF family protein: MSGVRGAVLSLLGSRCQACGAAVAWQADAHLRICLCPDCHSRLLPRQGGYCPLCGEMVVDATAAPLVCGQCRRDPPPWSNLAFYGPYEGLLRELLTGFKFNNRLGLGRLLQALSVEAYHLHGGFQEQPDAVVPVPLHARRLVARGFNQSLEMGRLLAHEMLIPLKPGVLARRRHTPPQAGLPARERRQNVHNAFWADEVAIQGRRILLVDDIMTTGGTMRECARTLQRSGAADVSVLVIARTTSGG; the protein is encoded by the coding sequence ATGTCCGGGGTGCGGGGCGCAGTGCTTTCGCTTCTGGGTTCCCGCTGTCAGGCCTGTGGCGCTGCCGTGGCCTGGCAGGCGGATGCTCATCTCCGGATTTGCCTGTGTCCTGATTGCCACTCCCGATTGTTACCCCGTCAGGGGGGATACTGTCCCCTCTGTGGTGAAATGGTTGTGGATGCGACCGCTGCTCCGCTGGTTTGCGGACAGTGTCGACGAGACCCTCCTCCTTGGTCGAATCTGGCTTTTTATGGACCTTATGAGGGACTGCTCCGCGAATTGCTGACGGGATTCAAGTTCAATAATCGTCTGGGGCTTGGCCGTCTCCTGCAGGCTCTGTCTGTCGAAGCGTATCATCTTCATGGTGGTTTTCAGGAACAACCTGACGCGGTCGTTCCGGTCCCGCTGCATGCTAGGCGGCTGGTGGCGCGTGGCTTTAATCAGAGCCTGGAAATGGGGCGCCTGTTGGCTCATGAGATGTTGATTCCCCTGAAGCCAGGGGTCCTCGCGCGTCGTCGCCATACCCCACCGCAAGCCGGGTTGCCGGCCCGGGAGCGGAGACAGAATGTGCATAACGCATTTTGGGCTGATGAGGTGGCAATTCAGGGGCGGCGAATTCTGTTGGTGGACGATATCATGACAACTGGCGGGACTATGCGGGAATGCGCCCGAACCCTGCAACGGTCGGGTGCGGCGGACGTCTCGGTGCTTGTTATCGCCAGGACGACTTCAGGCGGTTGA
- a CDS encoding flavodoxin family protein, with amino-acid sequence MMNSPMPAVISASPRPGGNSDRAAALFARGAEEMVGAEVRVQHLRRFEVHPCTACYRCQHDPSRQCYLSERDQSGALFQQLMTAPSLFLSAPIFFYHLPASFKAWIDRGQSYWLRRREGDSVLTSLPVRPAWVCLVAGRKQGEKTFEGSLLTLKYFLKIFNFEMQTPLTLRGLEGAGDLAVHPGACSALTQLGGEAAKLAMSAGE; translated from the coding sequence ATGATGAATAGCCCCATGCCCGCAGTGATTTCCGCCAGCCCCAGACCCGGTGGCAACAGTGACCGTGCTGCGGCACTATTTGCCAGGGGTGCGGAGGAGATGGTGGGAGCCGAGGTCCGGGTGCAGCATCTCAGGCGTTTTGAGGTGCACCCTTGCACGGCCTGTTATCGTTGCCAGCATGATCCGTCCAGGCAGTGCTACCTGAGCGAGCGTGACCAGAGCGGGGCGTTGTTCCAGCAGTTGATGACTGCACCGTCGTTGTTCCTGTCGGCCCCCATCTTTTTCTATCACCTGCCTGCTTCGTTCAAGGCCTGGATAGACCGGGGGCAAAGCTATTGGTTGCGCCGCCGCGAAGGAGACTCCGTGTTGACTTCCCTGCCTGTGCGACCGGCCTGGGTGTGTCTGGTGGCAGGGCGCAAGCAGGGCGAGAAGACCTTTGAGGGCAGCTTGCTGACACTCAAGTATTTCCTCAAGATCTTTAATTTCGAGATGCAGACGCCCCTGACTCTGCGTGGGCTGGAAGGTGCGGGCGATCTGGCCGTGCATCCCGGTGCATGCAGTGCCTTGACCCAGTTGGGTGGTGAAGCTGCGAAACTGGCGATGTCAGCCGGGGAATGA
- a CDS encoding MBL fold metallo-hydrolase, protein MNIRSYALGPLMTNGFLVSNGTQALFIDPGGDPAPVLEDLRKAGLTLKHIIITHLHCDHIYGAAALTKATGAPVLANPEDEFLMGTEVGGGGLMGLPMVDNFEYEPLNPGVLKLLDQPVEVLPTPGHTPGSVSLYFKDQGAVFVGDLLFKRSIGRTDFPGGSTPTLMDSVRERIFTLPPETVVYSGHGPETTVGDEHLHNPFFQE, encoded by the coding sequence ATGAATATTCGCAGTTATGCGCTGGGTCCGTTGATGACCAACGGATTTCTTGTCTCCAATGGGACGCAGGCGCTGTTTATTGACCCCGGTGGCGATCCGGCCCCGGTGCTTGAAGATCTTCGCAAGGCCGGACTGACCTTGAAGCATATTATCATTACCCATCTGCACTGCGACCATATCTATGGCGCGGCAGCCTTGACCAAGGCCACGGGTGCGCCCGTGTTGGCCAATCCCGAGGATGAATTCCTAATGGGAACTGAGGTCGGTGGTGGTGGTCTGATGGGCCTGCCCATGGTGGACAACTTCGAGTACGAACCGCTGAATCCTGGGGTGCTAAAGCTGTTGGACCAGCCCGTGGAAGTCCTGCCGACCCCCGGACATACTCCCGGAAGCGTGTCGCTGTATTTCAAGGATCAGGGTGCGGTGTTCGTAGGCGATCTGCTGTTCAAGCGTTCCATCGGGCGCACGGATTTTCCCGGAGGCAGTACTCCCACATTGATGGATAGTGTGCGGGAGAGGATCTTTACGCTGCCGCCGGAAACGGTTGTCTATTCCGGCCATGGCCCGGAGACGACAGTGGGTGACGAGCACCTGCACAATCCATTTTTTCAGGAGTAG